In a single window of the Pirellulales bacterium genome:
- a CDS encoding aminotransferase class IV, with translation MSEPLAYLNGQLLPASEAVIPVFDAGFVLGVTVTEQLRTFRGELFRLPEHLARLHTSLRTAGIQPRESLAELAEIAMRLVANNRSFVEPDDDLGLCIFITPGPYTAMAEVSVTGPTVGLHTYRLPFHLWADRYQTGIALRTTAIQQVPPSCWPAALKCRSRMHYFLADQEAAKAEPGSRALLLDQRGLISETSTANVVAWYAKEGLISPPIPQVLPGISLQVVTELAGRLGIPFVTRDLTPDEFSRADEAFLTSTPNCLLPVTRFNGRPIGNGQPGKILRQLLAAWNEMSGVNIAEQARRFSKRT, from the coding sequence ATGTCCGAACCGCTGGCCTACTTGAACGGTCAATTGCTTCCCGCGTCGGAAGCGGTCATTCCTGTATTCGATGCCGGCTTTGTTCTGGGCGTAACCGTCACCGAGCAATTGCGAACTTTCCGCGGCGAGCTGTTCCGCTTGCCCGAGCATTTGGCGCGCCTGCACACTTCGCTCCGAACCGCTGGCATTCAACCGCGAGAATCACTCGCTGAGCTGGCAGAGATTGCCATGCGGTTGGTCGCTAATAACCGCAGCTTCGTTGAGCCAGACGACGACTTGGGTTTGTGCATTTTCATCACGCCGGGACCTTACACTGCCATGGCCGAAGTTTCCGTGACTGGGCCCACGGTCGGATTGCACACGTATCGCTTACCGTTTCATCTGTGGGCTGACCGATACCAGACGGGCATTGCCTTGCGAACAACTGCGATTCAGCAAGTGCCGCCATCCTGCTGGCCTGCCGCACTAAAATGCCGCAGTCGAATGCACTATTTTCTGGCCGACCAGGAAGCCGCCAAGGCTGAGCCGGGATCGCGGGCTTTGCTGCTCGATCAGCGCGGATTGATTTCGGAAACTTCGACGGCCAACGTCGTGGCTTGGTATGCGAAGGAGGGTTTAATTTCACCGCCGATTCCACAAGTGCTTCCCGGCATCAGCCTGCAAGTGGTTACCGAATTAGCCGGACGATTGGGCATTCCGTTTGTCACCCGGGACCTTACGCCCGACGAATTCAGCCGCGCCGACGAAGCATTTCTTACCAGCACCCCCAATTGCCTGTTGCCGGTTACCCGGTTCAACGGCCGCCCGATCGGCAACGGTCAGCCGGGAAAAATACTTCGGCAGTTGTTGGCCGCCTGGAATGAAATGTCCGGCGTGAACATTGCGGAACAAGCCCGCCGATTTTCCAAAAGAACGTAG